The Acidobacteriota bacterium nucleotide sequence TCAGGCCCCGAAGGTCGCCGCGGGCGGAGCGAATCCCCTCCCGGAGGGCGGCCAGCCCCTCGCCGTCGCTCCATTCCGCGAGGGCCGCGCACTCGTAATATAGTCCGTCCGCTTCCAAGACCGCAACCGGCGGCCCTTTGGGCGAAGCCCCACCGGCGGCCTCCGCGGCCAGCCGCGCCAGGGCGGCGAGGCGCCGGGAAAAGCCGGGAAGGGCCGCCTCCGCCGCGGGGAGAACCTCCCGGCGAACCCGGTTTCGGAGGAAGCGGCGATCGGCGTTGGTGGAATCCTCAAGGTAAGGGAGCCCGCAGCCTCGAGCCGCCTCGCGGAGTTCCTCCCCCGTGAGGCCGAGGGCGGGACGGACCACGCGGCCGCTGCGCGGGAGGATGCCCGCCAGCCCCTGGAGCCCGGTTCCCCGGGCGATCCGCAGGAGCACGGTCTCGGCCTGGTCGTCCAGGCTGTGGGCCGTGGCGACGAGGTCCCACCCGCCGCGGACCCTCAGCCGCTCGAGGGCGGCGTAGCGCCCCGCGCGGGCCCAGGCCTCCACGCTCTCGCCCCGGGGCGGGCGGCTCCGCAGGCGGGAGGAGGCGAAGGGCAGGCCGAGGCCCCGGGCCAGGTCGCGGACGGCCCTCAGGTCCCGGTCCGCCTCCTCCCCGCGGAGGTTGTGGTGGACGTGGGCCACGCCCAGCTCCAGGTCGGGCCGGGGCCGGGCGGAGAGGAAGAGGCCCAGGAGACCCACCGAGTCGCCCCCGCCCGAAACGGCGAGGAGGATCCGGCCCCCGTCGGCCAGCCCCGAGCCGCGCAGCCATTTCCTGAATTTCTTGAGGATAGGGTGGTGGCGGTGCAGGGACTTGAACCCCGGACACAACGGATATGAGCCGTTTGCTCTAACCAACTGAGCTACACCGCCACAATGGGGAAGTATAGGGCTGAAAGGCCCGGCGTGTCAACGCGCGCCGCCCCGCCGGCCTCATTCCTGGGCCCTCGCGCGGATGCGGCGAAGACGGTCCTCGGCGGCTTCCCCGCAGACGCCTCGCCGGGAGAGGACCCGCTCCGCCACGGCGGCGGCGGCCTCCGCCTCGCCCGCCACCACTTCGGTGGCTCCCGCGGCCTTCAAGGCGG carries:
- the tilS gene encoding tRNA lysidine(34) synthetase TilS, encoding MCPGFKSLHRHHPILKKFRKWLRGSGLADGGRILLAVSGGGDSVGLLGLFLSARPRPDLELGVAHVHHNLRGEEADRDLRAVRDLARGLGLPFASSRLRSRPPRGESVEAWARAGRYAALERLRVRGGWDLVATAHSLDDQAETVLLRIARGTGLQGLAGILPRSGRVVRPALGLTGEELREAARGCGLPYLEDSTNADRRFLRNRVRREVLPAAEAALPGFSRRLAALARLAAEAAGGASPKGPPVAVLEADGLYYECAALAEWSDGEGLAALREGIRSARGDLRGLTERHLRALWALRTCRPGAVVPLPGGWEGSRRERRIRIGPRREP